One Coregonus clupeaformis isolate EN_2021a chromosome 21, ASM2061545v1, whole genome shotgun sequence DNA window includes the following coding sequences:
- the LOC121535097 gene encoding uncharacterized protein LOC121535097 translates to MPVKDHSVQNNPDATKETNFKSLLEQLESLRVKDVSSPGNVGQLTKGYSSKNVKDPPDFVESLPLIYVPEHKLLMPVKDHSVQNNPDATKETHFKSLLEQLESLRVKDDSSPEHRPLMPVKDHPVQDIPNVAKWTKMVQVDQMLEQLQRMKDDTFPGKAKVPQMIVEKLIPYLQTYKQKALQGDNNVFKEIFRLQLQKLRRAP, encoded by the exons ATGCCAGTGAAGGACcactctgttcagaacaaccctgaTGCTACAAAAGAGACCAATTTTAAGTCATTGCTGGAACAACTTGAGAGTTTACGGGTGAAAGACGTTTCTTCTCCAGGTAACGTGGGCCAGTTGACAAAAGGATATTCCTCAAAAAATGTCAAAGACCCCCCGGACTTTGTAGAGTCCCTGCCCCTGATTTATGTTCCAGAGCACAAGCTGTTGATGCCAGTGAAGGACcactctgttcagaacaaccctgaTGCTACAAAAGAGACCCATTTTAAGTCATTGCTGGAACAACTTGAGAGTTTACGGGTGAAAGACGATTCTTCTCCAG AGCACAGGCCTTTGATGCCAGTGAAGGACCACCCTGTTCAGGACATCCCCAATGTTGCAAAATGGACCAAAATGGTGCAAGTGGACCAGATGCTGGAACAACTTCAGAGGATGAAAGATGATACTTTCCCAGGTAAAGCTAAAGTCCCACAGATGATTGTGGAGAAACTTATTCCTTATCTACAGACTTACAAGCAAAAAGCATTGCAAGGTGACAACAACGTCTTCAAAGAAATTTTCAGGCTCCAGCTCCAAAAGCTCAGAAGAGCACCCTGA